In the Gloeocapsa sp. PCC 73106 genome, CAATCTGATTATTTTTATCACAAAATCGGATTGTTTTTTCTTTTAGCTCGGGTTGACTTTTAAATCAATTTTTGGCGTCCTTGTCCTGTCATTCTCAAACACCTTCATTCTCAATAAGCGCAAAATTTTTAAACTATTTTTTTAGCGATCGCAATCGCCAAACTTCAGTATCAACAAGGTTTATAGCCACCCTGTCACCCCGTCAGGACAATGATGCACGCGCTCGATATGCTCGCGAGTCCGACGCTCGAAGAATGCAATCATCTCTGGAGTGGGATGGGTCGGATTAGCTGGTAGCAAAGAAAAAGGAGAAGCATGTGTTGATAACGTTAAAATCGTCATGGGTTAATCTCCATGAAAATGTCTTTTGCCCCCATCATAGCCCTTTTTTTCAGTTGACTTGATTGACTGTGGAAAACTAACATCATGTCCGCTTAATTAGTTACCATAAAGTTGTGAGTCACATTTTTATCTGAACCTTTACCTCATATGTTCCACCTAGAGATCTGAATATCAATTCCGTGTTTATTAGCAAGCGATCGCTTTTTTTCTATATCAAGTAGTAAGATAGAAAGCACCAGAGTCGGGAAGAAAAATTCTAGAGCTGTTTGAGCAGCTAGTCCCCAATCAGGTTGAGAACTCAGACCACTTATCCAATATCCCCAAAGCGCCAAAACGAAAGAAATTAAACAAAGAACTAACCAACGATGAACTCCTAATAGAGTGCTTTGTCCAAAACGATGAAGGCTAAATCGATGTTTAATGGTTTTAAACCAACCTTCGATTTGCCATCGTCTTTTACCCCACCAAACGATAGTACTCGGTTTAAGTTGACGGGTAGAAATCAAGTATCGTTTCACTTTACGACCATCATCTCTCGTGAAATAGTAATGGGCGATACTGACGGGAAAGGGTAAATCTTTCAAGTAAAGGTGTTGTCCTCCTTTATGTAATTGAGCTAGACTTCTACCATCAACTAACTTACGAGTTTTCGGCACTCCTACAATGGCATAAAGTTTGAGACGTCGAATAGTGGTGAGAAAAGCTACAGAGCCAAAAGCTGAGTCAGCTAAAACCATAATTTTAAAGGTTTTTCTCATCTTTTTTGGTAAGCTTTTCAACAGACGTCGTCCTAGTTCAGCCGGAGATGGATGTCCTTTTCCTCTGTACACTCGATAACTCCAAGGGATACGCCAATTACCCATAACTAAATACAATACTACTAAGTGTAAACCTCTTTTGCCATGATAGACCCGAATTAATTGCTCAAAAGCTTTGAATTTTCCTTTTTTTTCCAAAGTTGTTAAATCGATAATTACCTGTAAATGAGGTTTTCTTCCTTTGGGAACATGAGAAATTAATTGTTCTAGAATCCAACTACGTAAACTTCTAATTAGAGAACGAGTAGACCAACAATACTGATTGAGAAATCTAGAGATTGAGGCAGGAGCTTTGCCTTTACAATGTTTTTGAGATGCTATACCTGTAGCTTCTAATAATAATCCCAATATAGATTCAAGAGACTGTTTTTGATATCTGCTGGGCATCAAATTTAACAAAGAAGCTACAAACGCTTGAAGACTTGGTAAAAGTTTATCCAATATTTTTGATAAGGAGAATGATTGACAGTGCTAGAAATGCAATTTTAAATCATAACTGCTTCTTTATTTTTGACAAGTTGTCTAAGTATTAATACTTATTCTTATTTTGGTGGAACATGTGAGTTTACCCAATTGTAGGGCGACTGGGGAGAGACCGAGAGAGACAAGGGAGACAAGGAAGATTTTTCCCCTTTACCCTTTACCCCTACTCACCTTTATGTACAAGTATTTACCGGAACTTGATATAATTGTGTCTTGCCAAGATGACCCCAATCTGAGTTAATCTTTTTTGGTGGACTAAAACACAAAAGGAGACTCCAGTAGGTGGAACGTACATTTATTATGGTTAAACCCGATGGCGTACAACGCAATCTCATCGGCGAAGTGATTCAACGCTTTGAAAACAAAGGTTTTACTCTGGTAGGCTTAAAAATGTTAAAACCTTCTCGTGAGTTGGCAGAAAAACACTACGCTGTTCACAAAGAAAGACCATTCTTTAAAACCTTAGTCGATTTTATTACTTCTGACCCTGTAGTAGCGATGGTGTGGGAAGGCGATGGGGCGATCGCGTCAGCGCGAAAAATTATT is a window encoding:
- a CDS encoding IS701 family transposase gives rise to the protein MPSRYQKQSLESILGLLLEATGIASQKHCKGKAPASISRFLNQYCWSTRSLIRSLRSWILEQLISHVPKGRKPHLQVIIDLTTLEKKGKFKAFEQLIRVYHGKRGLHLVVLYLVMGNWRIPWSYRVYRGKGHPSPAELGRRLLKSLPKKMRKTFKIMVLADSAFGSVAFLTTIRRLKLYAIVGVPKTRKLVDGRSLAQLHKGGQHLYLKDLPFPVSIAHYYFTRDDGRKVKRYLISTRQLKPSTIVWWGKRRWQIEGWFKTIKHRFSLHRFGQSTLLGVHRWLVLCLISFVLALWGYWISGLSSQPDWGLAAQTALEFFFPTLVLSILLLDIEKKRSLANKHGIDIQISRWNI
- the ndk gene encoding nucleoside-diphosphate kinase, which gives rise to MERTFIMVKPDGVQRNLIGEVIQRFENKGFTLVGLKMLKPSRELAEKHYAVHKERPFFKTLVDFITSDPVVAMVWEGDGAIASARKIIGATNPLNAEPGTIRGDYGVSIGRNLIHGSDAPETAQQEIGLWFEPTELVGWTPTAQAWLYE